The Syngnathus typhle isolate RoL2023-S1 ecotype Sweden linkage group LG6, RoL_Styp_1.0, whole genome shotgun sequence genome has a window encoding:
- the LOC133155068 gene encoding nuclear mitotic apparatus protein 1-like isoform X1 gives MALMNLGVKALLGWISNLTLPHRAIKNIEDLQNGELLLHVVYQMKNEQPPSITSPRERFKAIAEFVEKVCRFSATESCSLSWDNINNGINLTLEIAKVLLLLVYHDMMSERCTLKTLDCEVEGEIANLTGSYVMENEGRVYLSSSLDAYLARQYLPVTPEIFARTTSTSTSSLSTASTLSDEDSPVFHRTKKIAFVDMHTVASSSFSKSPLQDIMNTPKFQLRKIQREMIRERDYRDGLEKELAGKISLIAQRESHINQLQYHLEKMKREQTANELSTRDQINELETKNNSLQRRLNELLKENKDGKSSCSLTERKVNELEEENGVLSSQMRTVRAQLSMCQAEVVRLTESQASLQEEWRTKEDYLNSELSQATAQKELLTEQIQILQGKISCLEEEIRAATKQDVGENMGPVIERDELDCEIVRLKNELDSTFCCLKKAEANVEAKTQQLSDFEQRIAQQKEQLEQQKLHIKDIVQAKDRILMELQKEISEQRTALQKEIEHLKFHLEQAEQQKAQQISELQKVIAALQQELDTLRETSREKEQVLDQTKQKVKELETKFEDLTSVLVDKDNQINILKEEVNVFTIETMKTKNEIETKDQLLSQLHLESSNQQDILQNQVQTLTVEVENLGLTVQRAEQEVQLKRDLLAQTKQEYIKEKDVLQQQIATSEEETCRLRSEIDAKNEQLVILQKDTSNQSEILQEQMNHLKSQVESLTNSLAKAEDHVKSLQELLVKQEQESAGQKDLLQQQLIASEESVRTMQVEIQTKEDQITLLNKQFSKKSERLHQDIQSLEEQVKSLSLSLKNAEGNLKSKETLFAEQHSQSTLQIEALQTQMISSQQEVSRLISQLHDKEEQLSLLANTSSEQSELLEKKNNGLDKQLESVNNSLRITKDQVKAKEDLIAKLEKKNSFHTETLKKDNMELLEEAKQLKEELQTKESQFNLFKVESSEQSEVLKDEIEALKNQIKKLTESLQATQEQVKANVDLLANKEMEISKERNKYESLMESSSEEVTTLKERIRNHEEQLVTLKEEGSSQTEMLQKETSQLKEQLALMNNLLSEAEQRVQAQLAVITAQEQECAHQKELLQHRQSASEAEMRKMTAEIQVGEERIMQLNVNSEESGQEVQYLKEQVQSLEILLRKAEEDVQSKNELLTQQKIEIDITLQEKHQKDELQEKQISSFENEILKLRECCDEKQTLLIKTEEQFDMLKSELVAVKTQSDEKDHSLDTLSAEVAAQAKLLEKSKQEAQDNGNMLVKIQDEASQQNIALQLEVDDLKRHLEVITQELQDKGQELLQRNQGSAELMENLKMQLSASQAEVSKMKVEIQAKEEYVIQLKDANSAQLDLDVQYKSDQQEEEADRTLRNDELLQKQISSFEEEILKLKECNDEKQELLNRAETKLNVLQTELVAMETITAQKDKDQKALQKEVAMLILEKERLVQTKQATERQHLASLKMEQELKEELESLKMEKALLLKEMEKKQETKWIKKDLQEQLVAKTEAVEHYKAQMEKAVSHYNDKKQLLQESQEEVARLKHTLEVKEREVNASGTELKLLQLQVEKAQSKEKDMLSKLARLEAQVAFSDFNLHAHNQIPDRQGETSEMCYLKLPDVHSKVLKVEPKRRMSSDSLDQSSLEDSLNSTRKLSAPGESSTPLVRSSERLAAKRRGLKAESLESLYFTPINTRHVHRATAKIKTEMDFPCLNPSSSVKRRRTTQVINITMTQKTPGGVEHDETFYSLSSAQSQPNLSGARGARPAFMELSDTPAKMTGAVSDQLSGLPGYRRSTIHSQTTSTFCVGAVNEPEGAPDDWMRIAELQARNKACLPHLKSSYPVEFENGFKTALTFTDEDVRTGDPTETIRRASVMPGQLQESVASHRLSLAAPHSSSTSSIRSHRLSLMAGCPPSKSVSSSQLKSPRCSKRSASTLSVTQTSPEKKMKATCFPRPLTPKNKNMNGGSTNSNLHPALTPVDRRQSMMFSIDNTPKNSSSNYLKRGLNKLRSSTLKSPGKTSKKSPAKTAHKENKQAATFRAVVGRAGRVGSFRSPQVVPKENKKTSQTFGKSPRLTESARKVKRRMLN, from the exons ATGGCACTCATGAATCTGGGCGTTAAGGCGCTACTTGGCTGG ATAAGTAATCTCACGTTGCCCCACCGAGCGATAAAAAACATCGAAGACTTACAGAATGGGGAGTTGCTGCTTCATGTTGTTTATCAAAT GAAAAATGAACAACCTCCTTCAATAACATCACCGAGAGAACGTTTTAAAGCCATTGCAGAATTTGTGGAGA AGGTTTGCAGATTCAGCGCGACCGAAAGTTGTTCATTATCCTGGGACAACATAAATAATGGCATCAACTTGACTTTGGAAATAGCAAAG gtgctgttgttgctggtttACCATGACATGATGAGTGAACGGTGCACACTTAAAACCTTGGACTGTGAGGTGGAG GGGGAGATTGCAAATCTGACTGGTTCTTATGTGATGGAGAATGAGGGCAGAGTTTATCTGAGTAGTAGTCTTGATGCCTACTTGGCAAGGCAAT ATTTGCCTGTGACTCCTGAAATATTCGCTAGAACGACAAGCACCTCTACTTCCAGTTTATCGACAGCCTCTACACTCTCGGATGAAGACTCCCCGGTGTTCCATCGCACAAAGAAAATTGCCTTTGTCGATATGCACACTGTGGCATCATCTTCTTTCAG CAAATCTCCTCTTCAAGATATAATGAACACTCCCAAATTCCAGTTGAGGAAGATTCAGCGGGAGATGATCAGAGAGCGAGATTATAGGGATGGACTGGAGAAGGAGCTCGCTGGGAAAATTAGCCTCATTGCACAAAGAG AATCTCACATTAACCAGCTGCAGTATCATCTGGAGAAGATGAAAAGGGAACAAACAGCTAATGAGCTCAGCACCAGGGACCAAATCAATGAACTTGAGACGAAGAATAACTC GTTACAACGGCGACTCAACGAGCttctaaaagaaaacaaagacggCAAAAGTTCCTGTTCGCTGACGGAACGAAAAGTGAATGAACTTGAAGAGGAAAACGGCGTCCTCTCTTCACAG ATGCGTACGGTGCGTGCGCAGCTGTCTATGTGTCAAGCTGAAGTTGTCAGGTTGACAGAAAGCCAAGCGTCTCTTCAAGAGGAGTGGAGAACCAAAGAGGACTACTTAAACTCTGAACTCAGTCAAGCCACTGCGCAAAAG GAGCTCCTGACTGAACAAATTCAGATACTCCAGGGAAAGATATCATGTTTGGAAGAAGAAATTAGAGCAGCCACAAAGCAAGATGTCGGCGAAAACATGGGGCCAGTTATTGAG AGAGATGAGCTGGATTGTGAAATTGTCCGCTTAAAGAATGAGCTGGACAGCACATTTTGCTGCTTGAAGAAGGCCGAGGCCAACGTGGAGGCTAAAACGCAGCAGCTTTCAGACTTTGAGCAAAGAATCGCCCAACAAAAAGAACAACTGGAGCAACAAAAACTGCACATTAAAGATATTGTTCAGGCCAAGGATCGGATCTTGATGGAGCTGCAAAAGGAAATCTCTGAGCAGAGAACAGCCCTTCAGAAAGAGATTGAGCATCTTAAATTTCACCTCGAGCAAGCGGAGCAGCAGAAAGCCCAGCAGATTAGTGAACTACAGAAGGTTATTGCTGCTTTACAGCAAGAACTGGACACCCTTAGGGAAACTAGTCGAGAAAAGGAACAGGTCCTTGATCAGACcaaacaaaaagtgaaagagCTCGAAACCAAGTTTGAAGATCTAACATCAGTCTTGGTGGATAAAGATAATCAAATTAACATTCTCAAGGAAGAAGTTAACGTTTTTACAATTGAAACTATGAAAActaaaaatgaaattgaaacCAAAGACCAACTGCTGTCCCAGCTACATCTGGAGAGTTCTAACCAGCAAGACATTCTCCAGAATCAAGTCCAGACTTTGACGGTTGAAGTTGAAAACCTTGGTTTGACTGTCCAACGCGCTGAACAGGAAGTCCAACTTAAACGTGATCTTTTGGCTCAAACCAAACAAGAGTATATCAAGGAGAAGGATGTACTTCAGCAACAGATTGCAACCAGTGAGGAGGAGACTTGCAGGCTTCGCTCAGAGATCGATGCCAAAAATGAGCAGCTTGTCATCTTACAGAAGGATACTTCCAATCAGTCTGAAATCCTCCAAGAGCAGATGAACCATCTTAAAAGTCAAGTTGAAAGCCTTACTAACTCTTTGGCAAAGGCTGAAGACCATGTCAAGTCTCTGCAGGAGCTTCTGGTGAAGCAGGAGCAGGAAAGTGCTGGTCAAAAAGATCTTTTGCAGCAGCAACTGATTGCTTCTGAAGAGAGTGTGAGGACAATGCAAGTGGAGATCCAGACTAAGGAGGACCAAATCACTTTACTAAATAAGCAGTTTTCAAAGAAGTCGGAACGTCTTCACCAAGACATCCAAAGTTTAGAGGAACAGGTAAAAAGCCTCAGTTTATCCTTGAAGAACGCTGAAGGGAATCTGAAATCCAAGGAGACTCTTTTTGCCGAGCAGCATTCACAGAGTACCCTGCAAATTGAGGCACTGCAGACACAGATGATTTCTTCTCAGCAAGAAGTGAGCAGACTGATTTCACAACTTCATGACAAAGAGGAGCAGCTCAGTCTGCTGGCGAATACAAGCTCTGAGCAATCTGAATTGCTTGAAAAGAAGAATAATGGTCTGGACAAACAACTGGAGAGTGTGAACAATTCTCTCCGAATTACCAAGGACCAAGTGAAGGCCAAGGAAGATTTAATTGCCAAGCTGGAGAAAAAGAATTCTTTCCACACAGAGACACTCAAAAAGGACAatatggagcttttggaggaggccaaacaactcaaggagGAACTCCAAACCAAAGAAAGCCAGTTTAACCTATTTAAGGTAGAGAGCAGCGAGCAGTCTGAGGTGCTGAAGGATGAGATTGAGGCTCTTAAGAACCAAATAAAAAAGCTAACGGAATCTCTTCAAGCTACACAAGAACAAGTCAAAGCAAACGTTGATCTCCTGGCAAACAAGGAAATGGAAATTTCTAAGGAAAGGAACAAGTATGAAAGCTTAATGGAGTCCTCTTCAGAGGAGGTGACCACGCTGAAGGAGCGTATACGGAATCACGAGGAGCAGCTTGTGACTTTGAAAGAAGAAGGTTCTTCACAAACAGAAATGCTACAGAAGGAGACGAGTCAGCTCAAAGAGCAGTTGGCATTGATGAACAATTTGCTCTCCGAAGCCGAGCAGAGGGTTCAGGCCCAGTTGGCTGTGATAACTGCACAGGAGCAGGAATGTGCTCACCAGAAAGAGCTTCTGCAACATCGGCAGTCCGCATCAGAGGCTGAGATGAGAAAAATGACGGCAGAGATCCAAGTTGGAGAGGAACGTATCATGCAATTGAATGTCAACTCTGAGGAGTCTGGTCAAGAGGTGCAATATTTAAAGGAACAAGTACAGTCTCTTGAAATTCTTCTCAGAAAGGCTGAAGAAGATGTTCAATCTAAAAATGAATTGTTGACTCAGCAGAAGATAGAAATAGACATAACTCTTCAGGAGAAGCACCAAAAAGATGAGCTACAAGAGAAACAGATTTCCTCCTTTGAAAATGAGATCCTTAAACTCAGAGAATGCTGCGATGAGAAGCAAACACTCCTCATCAAGACTGAAGAGCAATTTGACATGCTCAAGTCTGAATTGGTTGCCGTCAAAACACAATCAGACGAGAAAGACCACAGCCTCGACACCCTCAGCGCTGAGGTTGCCGCCCAAGCTAAATTGcttgaaaaatcaaaacaagaagCTCAGGACAATGGCAACATGCTTGTGAAGATCCAGGACGAAGCATCCCAACAAAACATTGCACTTCAGCTTGAGGTAGACGACCTTAAGAGACATTTGGAAGTTATTACCCAAGAACTTCAAGACAAAGGCCAAGAGTTACTTCAAAGAAATCAAGGATCCGCGGAGCTGATGGAGAATCTGAAGATGCAGCTTTCTGCATCACAGGCAGAGGTGAGCAAGATGAAGGTGGAGATCCAAGCTAAAGAGGAATATGTCATCCAATTGAAAGACGCTAACTCTGCGCAGTTGGACTTGGATGTTCAATATAAGAGTGATCAACAGGAGGAAGAAGCTGACAGAACCCTACGGAATGATGAGCTCctacaaaaacaaatttcatcGTTTGAAGAGGAGATTCTGAAGCTCAAAGAATGTAATGATGAGAAGCAGGAACTCCTCAATCGGGCTGAAACGAAACTTAACGTGCTCCAGACTGAgttggttgccatggaaaccatAACGGCCCAAAAGGATAAAGACCAGAAAGCTCTGCAGAAAGAAGTGGCTATGCTGATCTTGGAGAAGGAGAGACTTGTTCAGACCAAGCAGGCCACAGAAAGACAGCACTTGGCCTCACTTAAAATGGAGCAAGAGCTCAAGGAAGAGCTTGAATCGTTGAAGATGGAAAAAGCTCTGCTTttaaaagaaatggaaaaaaaacaggagacCAAGTGGATCAAGAAGGATTTGCAGGAGCAACTTGTGGCGAAAACTGAGGCTGTGGAACACTACAAAGCTCAG ATGGAAAAGGCTGTGAGTCATTACAATGACAAGAAACAGCTTCTCCAGGAGAGCCAAGAGGAAGTGGCCAGGCTGAAGCACACCCTGGAAGTAAAAGAGCGGGAAGTGAACGCCAGTGGTACGGAGCTCAAATTGCTCCAGCTGCAAGTGGAGAAGGCTCAAAGCAAGGAAAAGGACATGCTGAGCAAGCTGGCCCGTTTGGAGGCACAG GTGGCCTTTTCTGACTTCAACCTGCACGCACACAATCAAATCCCTGACCGTCAAGGAGAAACATCAGAGATGTGTTACCTGAAACTTCCAGACGTGCACTCAAAGGTTCTTAAAGTGGAGCCAAAGAGAAGGATGAGCTCAGACAGTCTCGACCAAAGCTCCCTCGAAGACTCGCTGAACAGCACAAG GAAGCTTTCGGCGCCTGGCGAATCAAGCACGCCGCTTGTCCGTAGTTCTGAAAGACTGGCGGCCAAACGTCGTGGTCTGAAGGCAGAGTCATTGGAAAGTCTTTATTTTACACCAATAAATACAAGACACGTCCACAG AGCAACTGCAAAAATCAAAACAGAAATGGATTTCCCTTGCTTAAACCCATCGTCATCTGTCAAAAGACGGAGGACGACGCAGGTTATAAACATAACCATGACACAG AAAACTCCAGGTGGCGTTGAACATGATGAGACGTTCTACAGCCTGTCTTCAGCTCAATCGCAGCCCAACCTCTCCGGTGCCCGTGGCGCACGCCCTGCGTTCATGGAGCTCTCCGACACGCCGGCGAAAATGACCGGAGCTGTCAGCGACCAGCTCAGCGGTCTTCCTGGTTATCGGCGGAGCACGATCCATTCGCAAA CCACAAGTACGTTTTGCGTCGGGGCAGTGAATGAGCCAGAAGGTGCGCCTGATGATTGGATGAGGATTGCTGAGCTCCAGGCCAGGAACAAAGCCTGCCTTCCTCATCTCAAGAGCAGCTATCCTGTCGAGTTTGAG AATGGCTTCAAGACCGCGCTGACATTCACCGACGAAGATGTCCGCACTGGTGACCCAACGGAGACCATTCGTCGAGCATCCGTCATGCCGGGCCAGCTGCAAGAATCCGTTGCTTCCCATCGCCTCTCCCTTGCAGCGCCACACTCGAGTAGCACATCCAGCATCCGCTCTCACCGTTTGTCCTTGATGGCGGGCTGCCCACCATCTAAATCGGTCAGCTCATCTCAGCTGAAAAGCCCAAGATGCTCAAAGAGGTCTGCGTCCACGTTGTCTGTTACTCAGACTTCACCCGAG aaaaaaatgaaagcaaccTGCTTCCCCCGTCCCCTCACTCCTAAAAACAAGAACATGAACGGCGGATCCACCAACTCAAACCTTCACCCCGCCCTTACCCCG GTTGACCGCAGGCAGTCCATGATGTTCAGCATCGACAACACCCCTaagaacagcagcagcaactacCTCAAAAGAGGCCTGAATAAACTCCGTAGCTCCACCCTCAAGTCACCAGGCAAAACTTCCAAGAAATCTCCCGCGAAGACCGCgcacaaagaaaataaacaggCCGCCACTTTTCGTGCTGTGGTGGGTCGAGCGGGCCGAGTTGGAAGCTTCAGGTCACCCCAAGTGGTCcccaaagaaaacaagaagaCGTCTCAAACTTTTGGCAAATCACCACGGTTGACGGAAAGCGCTCGTAAG GTGAAGAGGAGGATGTTGAACTGA